In Numida meleagris isolate 19003 breed g44 Domestic line chromosome 18, NumMel1.0, whole genome shotgun sequence, one DNA window encodes the following:
- the RHBDD2 gene encoding rhomboid domain-containing protein 2 isoform X1, with protein sequence MAAGCGRPLPAGALTLLLSLGASGPGLLRGSLAAHRGALRPAALRAGEVHRLVTYIFVYEDLISLTCGAIVIWYFAGSFEKNVGTVKHCFFTIVFAILSGLLYLLLETVVSRVSEVEDAKGFMPVAFAMLSALTTRSRMKRALFFGFRVPVVLVPWFLLFVAWFIPHSSLLSNLCGLLVGKAYGLGYCFCLDLPESVASKLDRRFPFNVLKRIPGLKYIPGSSAERRASESSKCSTLVFRARGFRTAVRLDLAMLWDTWDLSTAMQDTALLLPPTKPEVPLESALSSPSLEPRLDSAARQASSLCHSVCAQLVHSHLSASTSWLGFSKHQGIQQLQLLLFLLNFQKSRCTDPPESSRTRLAWEDHCVVTQQQLLALLLSLG encoded by the exons ATGGCGGCGGGGTGTGGCCGCCCGCTGCCTGCTGGCGCCTTAACGCTGCTGCTGTCGCTCGGCGCCTCGGGGCCTGGGCTTCTGCGGGGCTCCCTCGCTGCTCACCGCGGTGCCCTGCGGCCCGCCGCCCTGCGAGCCGGGGAAG TTCACAGGCTAGTTACCTACATCTTTGTCTATGAAGACCTGATATCCTTGACGTGTGGTGCCATTGTCATCTGGTATTTTGCTGGCAGCTTTGAGAAGAACGTTGGTACTGTGAAACACTGCTTCTTCACCATTGTGTTTGCCATCCTGTCCGGCCTCCTGTACCTCTTACTTGAAACTGTTGTCTCGAGGGTGTCAGAAGTGGAAGACGCCAAAGGATTCATGCCCGTAGCTTTTGCTATGCTGAGTGCATTGACCACCCGCTCACGAATGAAGCGGGCTCTTTTCTTTGGATTTAGAGTTCCTGTGGTGCTGGTGCCATGGTTTCTGCTCTTTGTAGCGTGGTTTATCCCCCATTCTTCTctcctgagcaacctgtgtgGGCTCCTAGTTGGGAAAGCCT ATGGTCTTGGCTACTGTTTCTGCTTGGATCTTCCAGAGTCAGTGGCCTCTAAGCTGGATCGGAGGTTCCCTTTCAATGTGTTAAAGAGAATACCAGGGCTAAAATACATCCCAGGGTCCTCAGCTGAGAGAAGAGCCTCTGAGAGCAGCAA ATGCAGCACCCTGGTGTTCAGAGCCAGGGGTTTCAGGACAGCTGTACGCCTGGATTTGGCCATGCTTTGGGACACGTGGGATCTCAGCACAGCTATGCAAGATACAGCCTTGCTTCTTCCCCCTACCAAGCCAGAGGTGCCACTGGAGAGTGCTCTGTCCAGTCCCTCTCTGGAGCCTCGCCTGGACAGTGCTGCCAGACAGGCAAGTTCTCTGTGCCACAGCGTGTGTGCCCAACTGGTCCACAGCCACCTGTCGGCCTCGACCTCCTGGCTGGggttcagcaagcatcaggggatccagcagcttcagctgctcctgttCCTGCTGAATTTTCAAAAGTCCAGGTGTACTGATcctccagaaagcagcaggactCGTCTGGCATGGGAAGACCACTGTGTGGTCACGCAGCAGCAGTTGCTGGCCTTGTTGCTGTCTCTGGGGTGA
- the RHBDD2 gene encoding rhomboid domain-containing protein 2 isoform X2, producing MVTGYRSASRRHDDGEGLPATAGSGAARGSMAAGCGRPLPAGALTLLLSLGASGPGLLRGSLAAHRGALRPAALRAGEVHRLVTYIFVYEDLISLTCGAIVIWYFAGSFEKNVGTVKHCFFTIVFAILSGLLYLLLETVVSRVSEVEDAKGFMPVAFAMLSALTTRSRMKRALFFGFRVPVVLVPWFLLFVAWFIPHSSLLSNLCGLLVGKAYGLGYCFCLDLPESVASKLDRRFPFNVLKRIPGLKYIPGSSAERRASESSKITPLPGTYPTQSYYCSSPPALPASQMQHPGVQSQGFQDSCTPGFGHALGHVGSQHSYARYSLASSPYQARGATGECSVQSLSGASPGQCCQTEPSKEWHGFQ from the exons ATGGTAACGGGGTACCGCAGTGCCTCCCGTCGCCATGACGATGGTGAAGGCCTTCCGGCGACGGCCGGAAGTGGGGCGGCGCGCGGCAGCATGGCGGCGGGGTGTGGCCGCCCGCTGCCTGCTGGCGCCTTAACGCTGCTGCTGTCGCTCGGCGCCTCGGGGCCTGGGCTTCTGCGGGGCTCCCTCGCTGCTCACCGCGGTGCCCTGCGGCCCGCCGCCCTGCGAGCCGGGGAAG TTCACAGGCTAGTTACCTACATCTTTGTCTATGAAGACCTGATATCCTTGACGTGTGGTGCCATTGTCATCTGGTATTTTGCTGGCAGCTTTGAGAAGAACGTTGGTACTGTGAAACACTGCTTCTTCACCATTGTGTTTGCCATCCTGTCCGGCCTCCTGTACCTCTTACTTGAAACTGTTGTCTCGAGGGTGTCAGAAGTGGAAGACGCCAAAGGATTCATGCCCGTAGCTTTTGCTATGCTGAGTGCATTGACCACCCGCTCACGAATGAAGCGGGCTCTTTTCTTTGGATTTAGAGTTCCTGTGGTGCTGGTGCCATGGTTTCTGCTCTTTGTAGCGTGGTTTATCCCCCATTCTTCTctcctgagcaacctgtgtgGGCTCCTAGTTGGGAAAGCCT ATGGTCTTGGCTACTGTTTCTGCTTGGATCTTCCAGAGTCAGTGGCCTCTAAGCTGGATCGGAGGTTCCCTTTCAATGTGTTAAAGAGAATACCAGGGCTAAAATACATCCCAGGGTCCTCAGCTGAGAGAAGAGCCTCTGAGAGCAGCAA GATTACCCCTCTGCCAGGCACGTACCCCACCCAAAGCTACTACTGCTCTTCACCTCCGGCTCTCCCTGCTTCCCAGATGCAGCACCCTGGTGTTCAGAGCCAGGGGTTTCAGGACAGCTGTACGCCTGGATTTGGCCATGCTTTGGGACACGTGGGATCTCAGCACAGCTATGCAAGATACAGCCTTGCTTCTTCCCCCTACCAAGCCAGAGGTGCCACTGGAGAGTGCTCTGTCCAGTCCCTCTCTGGAGCCTCGCCTGGACAGTGCTGCCAGACAG
- the RHBDD2 gene encoding rhomboid domain-containing protein 2 isoform X3 has protein sequence MVTGYRSASRRHDDGEGLPATAGSGAARGSMAAGCGRPLPAGALTLLLSLGASGPGLLRGSLAAHRGALRPAALRAGEVHRLVTYIFVYEDLISLTCGAIVIWYFAGSFEKNVGTVKHCFFTIVFAILSGLLYLLLETVVSRVSEVEDAKGFMPVAFAMLSALTTRSRMKRALFFGFRVPVVLVPWFLLFVAWFIPHSSLLSNLCGLLVGKAYGLGYCFCLDLPESVASKLDRRFPFNVLKRIPGLKYIPGSSAERRASESSKCSTLVFRARGFRTAVRLDLAMLWDTWDLSTAMQDTALLLPPTKPEVPLESALSSPSLEPRLDSAARQSHQRSGTVSSE, from the exons ATGGTAACGGGGTACCGCAGTGCCTCCCGTCGCCATGACGATGGTGAAGGCCTTCCGGCGACGGCCGGAAGTGGGGCGGCGCGCGGCAGCATGGCGGCGGGGTGTGGCCGCCCGCTGCCTGCTGGCGCCTTAACGCTGCTGCTGTCGCTCGGCGCCTCGGGGCCTGGGCTTCTGCGGGGCTCCCTCGCTGCTCACCGCGGTGCCCTGCGGCCCGCCGCCCTGCGAGCCGGGGAAG TTCACAGGCTAGTTACCTACATCTTTGTCTATGAAGACCTGATATCCTTGACGTGTGGTGCCATTGTCATCTGGTATTTTGCTGGCAGCTTTGAGAAGAACGTTGGTACTGTGAAACACTGCTTCTTCACCATTGTGTTTGCCATCCTGTCCGGCCTCCTGTACCTCTTACTTGAAACTGTTGTCTCGAGGGTGTCAGAAGTGGAAGACGCCAAAGGATTCATGCCCGTAGCTTTTGCTATGCTGAGTGCATTGACCACCCGCTCACGAATGAAGCGGGCTCTTTTCTTTGGATTTAGAGTTCCTGTGGTGCTGGTGCCATGGTTTCTGCTCTTTGTAGCGTGGTTTATCCCCCATTCTTCTctcctgagcaacctgtgtgGGCTCCTAGTTGGGAAAGCCT ATGGTCTTGGCTACTGTTTCTGCTTGGATCTTCCAGAGTCAGTGGCCTCTAAGCTGGATCGGAGGTTCCCTTTCAATGTGTTAAAGAGAATACCAGGGCTAAAATACATCCCAGGGTCCTCAGCTGAGAGAAGAGCCTCTGAGAGCAGCAA ATGCAGCACCCTGGTGTTCAGAGCCAGGGGTTTCAGGACAGCTGTACGCCTGGATTTGGCCATGCTTTGGGACACGTGGGATCTCAGCACAGCTATGCAAGATACAGCCTTGCTTCTTCCCCCTACCAAGCCAGAGGTGCCACTGGAGAGTGCTCTGTCCAGTCCCTCTCTGGAGCCTCGCCTGGACAGTGCTGCCAGACAG